The Urbifossiella limnaea genome has a window encoding:
- a CDS encoding Uma2 family endonuclease, whose protein sequence is MSIAIPPRPQTLADLAGVEGKAELVAGRIVRYMATGRIPSRISKRITRSLDDHEIRTGLGESFGDSLGYALPQPLPNGRQSFQPDASYYIGPAPYDEESFVEGVPTFAAEVRSEHDYTPGKDRDYEAKRADYFAAGTVVVWDVNYRAETVSKYTAADPLTPTVFRRGEVADAEPAVPGWRLPVDDIFA, encoded by the coding sequence ATGTCGATCGCAATACCGCCGCGCCCGCAGACTCTGGCCGACCTGGCAGGGGTGGAAGGGAAGGCCGAACTCGTCGCCGGGAGGATCGTTAGGTACATGGCGACCGGACGTATCCCGAGCCGAATTTCCAAGCGGATCACCCGCAGCCTCGACGACCATGAGATACGAACCGGCCTCGGCGAGTCGTTCGGCGACAGCCTCGGCTACGCTCTGCCACAACCACTGCCGAACGGCCGGCAGTCGTTCCAGCCGGACGCGTCGTACTACATCGGCCCCGCACCCTACGACGAAGAGAGCTTCGTCGAGGGGGTGCCGACGTTCGCGGCCGAGGTGCGGAGCGAGCACGACTACACGCCGGGGAAGGACCGTGACTACGAGGCCAAGCGCGCAGACTACTTCGCCGCGGGTACCGTCGTGGTTTGGGACGTGAACTACCGAGCCGAAACGGTTTCCAAGTATACCGCCGCCGACCCGCTGACGCCGACCGTGTTCCGCCGCGGCGAGGTGGCCGACGCCGAGCCCGCCGTCCCGGGCTGGCGGTTGCCCGTGGACGACATCTTCGCCTGA